One Primulina tabacum isolate GXHZ01 chromosome 10, ASM2559414v2, whole genome shotgun sequence DNA segment encodes these proteins:
- the LOC142505872 gene encoding F-box protein At3g07870-like — MELDGSRRRSKRFMNSEGRGNNWIDEQPCDCTATVISRLSFHICELPVHILCDIFSRLPLESIFRCRCVCKTFLDLLKDPYFIELHCARSSTSTTYLFFHENLQNRAILRFLTFNHDKVGISLCSSDDQSFNHDLYSRQHIACQISAQFGYHIQRLDFVGSCNGLLCLYIASPPKPFYAICNPICCEMITLPSLVVSAPLYTYANHSGFGYCQKTKKYKVISFMYLTSLDPVTSAESKRMVANIHTLGVDSWRRIENAPRPKHKSFDPLLNGVLHWITDSYKPCELVSSFDLATETFKFVPPPAHFSLQYVNKISWINIGVLKDRLCICYIYEDADFEVWLMGEYGVKESWTRHVSIDTKFYIKLQVEDLQRPIKFLNNGDLWFISSSESLVSFSPTKKTFRELRAMGRPKMEVTAHDLSFISLQDAVGAKCPQVMAMKLQNVLFFC; from the coding sequence ATGGAATTAGACGGTAGCAGGAGACGCAGCAAACGTTTTATGAATAGTGAGGGAAGGGGGAACAACTGGATTGATGAACAACCTTGTGATTGTACTGCAACGGTGATAAGTAGACTAAGTTTTCATATATGTGAGTTGCCAGTACATATATTGTGTGATATTTTTTCTAGGCTTCCGTTGGAGAGTATATTCCGGTGTCGATGTGTTTGCAAGACGTTTCTCGACCTTCTCAAGGATCCCTATTTTATCGAGTTACATTGTGCCAGATCATCTACCTCGACAACCTATCTGTTTTTTCATGAGAACTTGCAGAATCGTGCGATTCTCCGCTTCCTTACCTTTAATCATGATAAAGTTGGTATATCCTTGTGCTCCAGTGATGATCAAAGTTTTAATCATGACCTTTATAGTAGGCAACATATTGCGTGTCAGATTAGTGCTCAATTTGGTTATCACATCCAAAGACTTGATTTTGTTGGATCATGCAATGGACTGCTGTGTTTGTATATTGCATCGCCACCAAAGCCCTTCTATGCAATATGCAACCCTATATGCTGCGAAATGATAACGCTTCCTAGCCTGGTTGTTTCGGCTCCCCTTTATACATATGCAAACCATTCCGGATTTGGATATTGCCAAAAGACTAAGAAGTACAAGGTTATCAGTTTCATGTACCTCACATCCCTCGACCCCGTGACTTCTGCAGAATCGAAAAGAATGGTAGCTAACATACACACACTTGGTGTAGATTCGTGGAGAAGGATTGAAAATGCCCCCAGGCCAAAACATAAATCATTTGATCCTCTTCTAAATGGTGTACTCCACTGGATAACCGACAGTTATAAACCTTGTGAGCTTGTAAGTTCATTCGACTTGGCAACAGAAACATTCAAGTTTGTCCCACCTCCAGCTCACTTCAGTCTACAATATGTGAACAAAATCTCCTGGATCAATATTGGTGTCCTAAAAGATCGCCTCTGCATCTGCTACATTTACGAGGATGCTGATTTCGAGGTTTGGCTGATGGGAGAATATGGAGTTAAAGAATCATGGACCAGACACGTCAGCATTGACACCAAGTTTTACATTAAATTGCAGGTTGAGGATCTGCAACGACCTATTAAATTCTTGAACAATGGTGATCTGTGGTTTATATCTAGTTCAGAATCTCTTGTTTCTTTTAGTCCTACCAAAAAAACGTTCAGGGAGTTGAGAGCAATGGGACGCCCGAAAATGGAGGTTACAGCACATGATCTCAGCTTCATATCCCTCCAGGATGCTGTGGGAGCAAAATGTCCTCAAGTGATGGCCATGAAACTTCAAAACGTATTGTTTTTTTGTTGA